A single Tenacibaculum sp. 190524A02b DNA region contains:
- a CDS encoding zinc metallopeptidase, whose translation MGFEYYIIIGAITLLSSIVSNTLKRKFKKYSKISLRNGMSGAEIAQKMLNDHGIYDVQVISTPGRLTDHYNPKNKTVNLSEAVYNERNSAAAAVAAHEVGHAVQHATAYKWLEMRSSLVPMVGISSQFSNILIMAGLVLGATSGLGYYALAGGVALMAVATLFSFVTLPVEYDASNRALAWLENKNIVSREEYAGSKDALKWAARTYLVAALGSLAMLAYWVLKLVAANRD comes from the coding sequence ATGGGATTTGAATATTACATCATCATAGGTGCTATTACCTTACTGAGTTCAATTGTAAGTAACACTCTTAAAAGAAAATTTAAAAAATATTCTAAAATTAGCTTACGGAATGGAATGAGTGGTGCTGAAATTGCTCAAAAAATGTTAAATGACCATGGTATTTACGATGTTCAAGTAATTTCTACACCTGGAAGACTTACTGACCATTACAATCCTAAAAACAAAACTGTTAATTTAAGTGAAGCAGTTTATAATGAAAGAAATTCAGCTGCTGCTGCGGTTGCTGCACACGAAGTTGGACATGCTGTTCAACACGCTACTGCTTATAAATGGTTAGAAATGCGTTCTAGTTTGGTTCCTATGGTGGGGATTTCTTCTCAATTTTCTAACATATTAATTATGGCAGGATTAGTTCTTGGAGCTACTTCTGGTTTAGGATATTATGCATTAGCAGGTGGTGTTGCTTTAATGGCCGTAGCTACATTGTTTAGTTTTGTAACCTTGCCTGTTGAATATGATGCTAGTAATAGAGCTTTAGCATGGCTAGAAAACAAAAATATAGTTTCTAGGGAAGAATATGCTGGTTCTAAAGATGCTTTAAAATGGGCTGCTAGAACTTATTTAGTTGCTGCTCTTGGGTCATTAGCAATGCTTGCTTATTGGGTTTTAAAATTAGTT
- a CDS encoding asparaginase — MTKKPKILIVYTGGTIGMVKDYNTGALKAFDFSQISNKIPELQQLHCDIETISFEDPIDSSNMDVDFYVDIAEIIAENYTKFDGFVVLTGSDTMSYVSSAISFMFENLQKPVIFTGSQLPIGDLRTDAKENLITSIQIASAEENEEPVIQEVGLYFEYKLYRANRTTKISAEHFEAFASMNYPPLVESGVHLNFNYPILLRNEKKSNELIFRKKFDNNVAILKLFPGITEKVVRSYMQIEGLRGVVLETYGAGNAPTKKWFLNLLEEFVAKNIYVVSVTQCAGGSVILGHYETSSDLKRIGVIEGKDITTETAVAKMMYLLGENLTKDEFRAYFEKPLRGEISE, encoded by the coding sequence ATGACAAAAAAACCTAAAATACTTATAGTATACACAGGAGGAACCATTGGTATGGTTAAAGATTATAATACTGGAGCTTTAAAAGCATTTGATTTTAGTCAAATATCTAATAAAATTCCAGAGTTACAACAATTACATTGTGATATTGAAACAATTTCTTTTGAAGACCCTATCGATTCTTCTAATATGGATGTTGATTTTTATGTAGATATTGCTGAGATAATTGCAGAAAATTATACCAAGTTTGACGGGTTTGTTGTGTTAACAGGTTCAGATACTATGTCTTATGTGTCTTCAGCTATAAGTTTTATGTTTGAAAACTTACAAAAACCAGTAATTTTTACAGGATCTCAATTACCAATAGGAGATTTACGAACAGATGCTAAAGAAAATTTAATTACTTCTATTCAAATAGCATCAGCGGAAGAAAATGAAGAACCAGTGATTCAGGAAGTTGGTTTGTATTTTGAATATAAATTATACAGAGCCAATAGAACAACAAAAATTAGTGCCGAACATTTTGAAGCCTTTGCTTCTATGAATTATCCACCTTTAGTAGAGAGTGGTGTGCATTTGAATTTCAACTACCCAATTTTATTAAGGAATGAAAAAAAATCAAACGAATTAATATTTAGAAAAAAGTTTGATAATAATGTAGCCATACTAAAACTATTTCCAGGAATTACAGAAAAGGTAGTAAGGAGTTATATGCAGATAGAAGGACTAAGAGGAGTTGTTTTAGAAACCTATGGAGCTGGGAATGCTCCTACTAAAAAATGGTTTTTAAATCTATTAGAAGAATTTGTAGCAAAAAACATTTATGTAGTTAGTGTTACTCAATGTGCAGGAGGAAGTGTTATTTTAGGACATTACGAAACTAGTTCTGACTTAAAAAGAATTGGAGTTATTGAAGGGAAGGATATAACTACTGAAACTGCGGTAGCTAAAATGATGTATTTGTTAGGAGAAAACTTGACAAAAGATGAATTTAGAGCTTATTTTGAAAAACCATTAAGAGGAGAAATAAGCGAATAA
- a CDS encoding MotA/TolQ/ExbB proton channel family protein, translated as MKKVVNILTIAGFMFLGAIQSTYAQEAADAVEKTFHQELKQRFIEGGPGFMGIVLVALILGLAIAIERIIYLNMATTNTKKLVANVDEALSSGGVEAAKEVCRNTKGPVASIFYQGLERADEGLDAAEKAVVGYGGVQMGLLEKNISWISLFIALAPMLGFMGTVIGMIGAFDAIAVANDISPAVVAGGIKVALLTTVFGLVVAIILQIFYNYIVSKVDSIVNNMEDASISLIDLLAKYKK; from the coding sequence ATGAAAAAAGTAGTAAATATCCTAACTATTGCAGGATTTATGTTCTTAGGAGCTATTCAATCAACTTACGCTCAAGAAGCAGCTGATGCGGTAGAGAAAACTTTTCACCAAGAGTTAAAGCAACGTTTTATTGAAGGTGGTCCTGGCTTTATGGGAATTGTATTAGTTGCGTTAATTTTAGGTTTAGCTATAGCAATTGAAAGAATTATATATTTAAACATGGCTACAACCAATACTAAAAAATTGGTAGCTAATGTAGATGAAGCGTTAAGCTCTGGTGGTGTTGAAGCTGCTAAAGAAGTTTGTAGAAACACAAAAGGTCCTGTTGCTTCTATCTTTTATCAAGGTTTAGAAAGAGCTGATGAAGGTTTAGACGCTGCTGAAAAAGCTGTAGTAGGATACGGTGGAGTTCAAATGGGATTATTAGAAAAGAATATTTCTTGGATCTCATTATTTATTGCTTTAGCACCGATGCTTGGATTCATGGGAACAGTAATTGGGATGATTGGAGCATTTGATGCAATTGCAGTTGCAAATGATATTTCTCCAGCAGTAGTAGCAGGTGGTATTAAAGTAGCACTTTTAACAACTGTATTTGGTTTAGTAGTAGCAATTATCTTACAAATTTTCTATAATTACATCGTATCTAAAGTAGATAGTATTGTAAATAACATGGAAGATGCATCGATTTCTTTAATCGATTTATTAGCTAAATATAAAAAGTAA
- a CDS encoding biopolymer transporter ExbD: protein MARRENPEINAGSMADIAFLLLIFFLVTTTMDVDSGVSKKLAEKPPIDFKPPIIKQKNIFEISINRNNQLFVEGEIMELKDLKEAAVKFIDNGGGVGKVVEGVETGPCNYCKGERDPESSDHPNKAIISVESDRGTEYGTYVTVQNELLRAYTELRNRLSQEKYGMSFTELEQAFKDSNRKDEALKKKVKDIKDSYPQVISDTDPTSVK from the coding sequence ATGGCAAGAAGAGAAAACCCAGAAATTAATGCAGGTTCGATGGCAGATATTGCCTTCTTGCTACTTATCTTTTTCCTTGTAACTACTACAATGGATGTTGACTCAGGTGTTTCTAAGAAATTAGCTGAAAAACCACCTATTGATTTTAAGCCACCGATTATTAAGCAGAAAAATATCTTTGAAATTAGTATTAACCGTAATAATCAACTTTTTGTGGAAGGTGAAATTATGGAGTTAAAAGATTTGAAAGAAGCTGCTGTTAAATTTATAGATAACGGAGGTGGAGTAGGTAAAGTAGTTGAAGGTGTTGAAACTGGCCCATGTAATTATTGTAAGGGAGAAAGAGATCCAGAATCTTCTGACCACCCTAATAAAGCAATTATATCTGTTGAGAGTGATAGAGGTACTGAATACGGTACTTATGTTACAGTTCAGAATGAGTTATTAAGAGCTTATACTGAGTTGCGTAACAGATTATCTCAAGAAAAGTATGGGATGAGTTTTACTGAACTAGAACAAGCGTTTAAAGATAGTAATAGAAAGGACGAAGCTTTAAAGAAAAAAGTTAAGGATATTAAGGATAGCTATCCTCAAGTTATTTCTGATACAGATCCTACAAGTGTAAAATAA
- a CDS encoding biopolymer transporter ExbD, with protein sequence MSKFGKKKKGMPAVSTASLPDIVFMLLFFFMVTTTMRETDLLIDSPRLPSATEVKKLERKSLVSTIYVGKAKDGKYGTSYDRIQLNDKIGTPEDVPSFIFLERENVSDAEIPFMTTSIKADRESSVGTLADIREKLRDVNALKLSLSTHTGSAIKK encoded by the coding sequence ATGTCTAAATTTGGAAAAAAGAAAAAAGGAATGCCAGCTGTATCAACGGCATCTTTACCAGATATCGTTTTTATGTTATTATTCTTTTTCATGGTAACAACTACGATGAGAGAAACGGATTTGTTAATTGACTCACCTAGGTTACCTAGTGCAACTGAAGTGAAGAAATTAGAACGTAAAAGCTTGGTAAGTACTATATACGTAGGTAAAGCAAAAGACGGAAAATACGGAACGAGTTATGATAGAATTCAGTTAAATGATAAAATTGGTACGCCAGAAGATGTACCTTCTTTTATCTTTTTAGAAAGAGAGAATGTTTCTGATGCTGAAATCCCTTTTATGACTACTTCAATCAAGGCAGATAGAGAGTCAAGTGTTGGTACTTTAGCTGATATCCGTGAGAAGTTAAGAGATGTAAATGCTCTTAAGCTAAGTTTGTCTACACATACAGGTAGTGCAATTAAAAAGTAA
- a CDS encoding porin family protein, producing MNYRVVCLLLFVSFCGYSQKDSLQIGDAYFEDQLYMDFTYNVLYNQPEGFKASSFSYGISMGYIKDIPLKRSGKLALGVGLGYGYDSFNHSIYVIQENNKSNFFPVLEGASNNKLRLHNIEMPIQIRFRTSDAKKYSFWRLYAGIKLIYNVNNRFTYDVNNVGNVITNLNDFNKWQMGLTMSAGYSAFNFYMYYGLTPLFKNVNYNGAAIDTKYFKLGLSFFLL from the coding sequence ATGAATTATAGAGTTGTATGTTTATTACTATTTGTCTCTTTCTGTGGGTATTCTCAAAAAGACTCCCTGCAAATTGGTGATGCTTATTTTGAAGATCAATTATACATGGATTTTACGTATAATGTTTTATATAATCAACCAGAAGGTTTTAAAGCGAGTAGTTTTTCCTATGGAATTTCTATGGGGTATATTAAAGATATTCCATTAAAGAGAAGTGGAAAACTTGCTTTAGGAGTTGGATTAGGTTATGGATATGATTCATTTAATCACAGTATTTATGTAATACAAGAAAATAATAAGTCAAATTTTTTTCCAGTATTAGAAGGAGCGTCCAATAATAAATTAAGGTTGCATAATATTGAAATGCCTATACAGATACGATTTAGAACTTCTGATGCTAAGAAATACTCATTTTGGAGATTATATGCAGGGATAAAGTTAATTTATAATGTAAATAATCGTTTTACATATGATGTGAACAATGTAGGAAACGTAATAACTAATCTAAATGATTTTAATAAGTGGCAAATGGGCTTAACTATGTCTGCAGGATATAGTGCTTTTAACTTTTATATGTATTACGGATTAACGCCCTTGTTTAAAAATGTAAATTATAATGGAGCAGCAATTGATACAAAGTATTTTAAACTTGGTTTAAGCTTCTTTCTTTTATAA
- the rpoN gene encoding RNA polymerase factor sigma-54 has product MLKQSLHQKLLQKLSPQQIQLMKLIQLPTQAFEERLKQEIEENPALDTGKEESDNFEDTIANDTDYDDSGNEKIEAEDINIDEYLSDDEFPSYKTQANNYSSDDDEKQVPYAAGTSFHQSLKNQLNTFRIDDEEKAIAEFLVGSIDDSGYIRREIIDLVDDLAFTQNVFTTEEKVTEVLTNVVQKLDPIGVGALNLKECLIIQLKAKSEKESRVLAIKVLENAFDHFVKKHYKKLLDKFDISEERLKEVISEISKLNPKPGSSYAGNNKIAEQIVPDFTIRIVEGTLELTLNARNAPELHVSREYNNMLKGYQDSKDKSKAQKDAVLFIKQKLDAAKWFIDAIKQRQQTLLVTMSAIMHYQEEYFLTGDERKLKPMILKDVADEINMDVSTVSRVANSKYVSTPYGTKLIKEFFSESMKNDQGEDVSTREIKKILENVIQEEDKKKPLTDEKLSKLLKEKGYPIARRTVAKYREQLDIPVARLRKEI; this is encoded by the coding sequence ATGTTAAAACAAAGTTTACATCAAAAATTACTTCAAAAGTTATCTCCTCAGCAAATTCAGCTGATGAAGCTTATTCAATTGCCTACACAAGCATTTGAAGAACGTTTGAAACAAGAAATAGAAGAAAACCCTGCTTTAGATACAGGTAAAGAAGAATCTGACAATTTTGAAGATACTATTGCCAATGATACTGACTATGACGATTCTGGTAATGAAAAAATAGAAGCTGAAGATATTAATATTGATGAATATTTAAGTGATGATGAGTTTCCTAGTTATAAAACTCAAGCTAATAACTATTCTTCAGATGATGACGAAAAACAAGTGCCTTATGCAGCTGGAACAAGCTTTCATCAATCTTTAAAAAATCAGTTAAATACTTTTAGAATTGATGACGAAGAAAAAGCGATTGCTGAGTTTCTCGTAGGAAGTATTGACGATAGTGGTTATATACGAAGAGAAATTATTGATTTAGTAGATGATCTTGCTTTTACTCAAAATGTTTTTACTACAGAAGAAAAAGTTACTGAGGTATTAACTAATGTTGTTCAAAAGCTAGATCCTATTGGGGTTGGTGCATTAAATCTTAAAGAATGTTTAATTATTCAACTTAAAGCTAAATCTGAGAAAGAAAGTAGAGTTTTAGCAATCAAGGTTTTGGAAAATGCTTTTGATCATTTTGTTAAAAAACACTACAAAAAACTTTTAGACAAATTTGATATTAGTGAAGAACGACTTAAAGAAGTTATTTCAGAAATTAGCAAACTAAATCCAAAACCAGGAAGTTCATACGCAGGTAATAATAAAATAGCAGAACAAATTGTTCCTGATTTTACTATTAGAATAGTAGAAGGCACCTTAGAACTTACCTTAAACGCTAGAAATGCTCCTGAATTACATGTATCTAGAGAGTATAATAATATGCTTAAGGGATATCAAGATTCTAAAGATAAAAGTAAGGCTCAGAAAGATGCTGTATTATTTATCAAACAAAAACTAGACGCTGCTAAATGGTTTATTGATGCTATAAAGCAACGTCAGCAAACATTATTGGTTACCATGAGTGCTATTATGCATTATCAAGAAGAATACTTCTTAACAGGTGATGAACGCAAACTAAAGCCAATGATTTTAAAAGATGTTGCTGATGAAATAAATATGGATGTTTCTACAGTTTCTCGTGTAGCTAATAGTAAATATGTTTCCACTCCTTACGGAACAAAACTTATTAAGGAGTTCTTTTCTGAATCAATGAAAAATGATCAAGGAGAAGATGTTTCAACGAGGGAAATTAAAAAGATTCTTGAAAATGTTATTCAAGAAGAGGATAAGAAAAAACCACTTACAGACGAAAAACTTTCTAAACTTTTAAAAGAAAAAGGATATCCTATTGCACGAAGAACTGTTGCTAAATATAGGGAACAATTAGATATTCCTGTTGCAAGATTACGAAAGGAAATTTAA
- the asnS gene encoding asparagine--tRNA ligase, producing the protein MIKSSVKELLQSDKFLQEVHVKGWVRTFRSNRFIALNDGSTINNIQCVVDFENLEESLLKRISTGAAISITGTLVESQGKGQSVEIQTNTIEILGDADPEEVKNTILQPKRHSLELLRKQAHLRIRTNTFSAIMRVRSALSFAVHQYFQQNGFYYVNTPIITGSDAEGAGEMFKVTNFEANKAPVDENGNIDYSQDFFGKETNLTVSGQLEAETYAMALGKVYTFGPTFRAENSNTTRHLAEFWMIEPEVAFNDLDANMDLSEDFIKYVLQYVLDNCQDDLKFLDNRLAQEEKTKPQAERSEMTLIEKLHFVVDNNFKRVSYTEAIDILRNSKPNKKKKFQFPVDEWGVDLQSEHERYLVEKHFKCPVILFDYPANIKAFYMRLNEDGKTVRAMDVLFPGIGEMVGGSQREERLDVLKEKMAALGIEEEELWWYLDTRKFGTAVHSGFGLGFERLVLFTTGMSNIRDVIPFPRTPQNAEF; encoded by the coding sequence ATGATAAAAAGTAGCGTTAAAGAACTATTACAGTCTGATAAGTTTTTACAAGAAGTACACGTAAAAGGATGGGTTAGAACTTTTAGAAGCAATCGATTTATTGCTTTAAATGACGGTTCTACTATTAATAATATTCAATGTGTAGTAGATTTTGAAAATTTAGAAGAAAGTTTATTAAAAAGAATTTCTACAGGTGCTGCAATTAGTATTACTGGAACACTTGTTGAAAGTCAAGGTAAAGGACAAAGTGTAGAGATTCAAACAAATACTATTGAAATTTTAGGTGACGCTGATCCTGAAGAAGTAAAGAATACTATTTTACAACCTAAAAGGCACTCTTTAGAGCTATTAAGAAAACAAGCACACTTACGTATTAGAACAAATACATTTAGTGCTATAATGCGTGTTCGTTCTGCACTTTCATTTGCTGTCCATCAATATTTCCAACAAAATGGTTTTTATTATGTAAATACACCAATAATTACAGGTTCAGATGCTGAAGGAGCTGGAGAGATGTTTAAAGTAACCAATTTTGAAGCTAACAAAGCACCTGTTGATGAAAATGGTAATATTGATTATAGTCAAGATTTCTTTGGTAAAGAAACGAACTTAACAGTATCTGGTCAACTTGAAGCTGAAACTTATGCTATGGCATTAGGTAAAGTATATACATTTGGCCCAACATTTAGAGCTGAAAACTCTAATACAACACGTCACTTAGCCGAGTTTTGGATGATAGAACCTGAAGTTGCATTTAATGATTTAGATGCTAACATGGATTTATCTGAAGACTTTATCAAATATGTATTACAATATGTTTTAGATAATTGCCAGGATGATTTAAAATTCTTAGATAATAGGTTAGCTCAAGAAGAAAAAACGAAACCTCAAGCAGAAAGAAGCGAGATGACGCTTATTGAAAAGCTACATTTTGTAGTTGACAATAACTTTAAACGAGTTTCATACACAGAGGCAATTGATATTTTACGCAATTCTAAACCTAACAAAAAGAAAAAATTTCAATTCCCTGTAGATGAATGGGGTGTTGATTTACAATCTGAACATGAGCGTTATTTAGTAGAAAAACATTTTAAATGTCCAGTAATATTATTTGATTATCCAGCAAACATTAAAGCATTTTACATGCGTTTAAATGAAGATGGAAAAACAGTTCGTGCTATGGATGTTTTATTCCCTGGTATTGGAGAAATGGTTGGTGGTAGTCAACGAGAAGAACGTTTAGATGTTTTAAAAGAAAAAATGGCTGCTTTAGGTATTGAAGAAGAAGAATTATGGTGGTATTTAGATACTAGAAAATTTGGTACTGCTGTGCATTCTGGTTTTGGATTAGGTTTTGAACGTTTGGTATTATTCACCACAGGAATGAGTAATATTAGAGATGTTATTCCTTTTCCTAGAACGCCACAAAACGCAGAGTTTTAA
- a CDS encoding response regulator transcription factor — MKSKKDVSIVIADDHPILLKGLHDQLTSNGYNVIGQAANGMQALELILTLSPTIALLDIDMPLLNGFEVIKTAIDKKISTKFIILSFHKETEYIAQAKTLNINGYLLKEDSFMEIENCILSVWEGNSYFSKSFNNSSLLYADNELRKLQYLTPSETTILKLIAQQTSTTDIANSLSVSKRTIEKHRSNIISKLELDRETNTLTKWTLNNKSIILDL, encoded by the coding sequence ATGAAGTCTAAAAAAGATGTTTCAATTGTTATTGCCGATGATCATCCTATTCTATTAAAAGGTCTCCACGATCAACTTACCTCTAATGGTTACAATGTAATTGGTCAAGCAGCCAATGGAATGCAAGCCTTAGAATTAATATTAACCTTAAGTCCAACTATTGCTTTACTGGATATTGACATGCCTTTACTTAACGGTTTTGAAGTTATTAAAACCGCTATAGACAAAAAAATATCTACAAAATTTATCATACTATCCTTCCATAAGGAAACTGAATATATAGCACAAGCAAAAACCTTAAATATTAATGGTTATTTATTGAAAGAAGATTCTTTCATGGAAATAGAAAATTGTATTTTATCTGTATGGGAAGGCAACTCTTATTTTAGTAAATCTTTCAACAATTCATCTTTATTATATGCTGATAATGAATTACGAAAACTACAGTACTTAACGCCTTCCGAAACTACAATCTTAAAATTAATTGCGCAACAAACCTCTACAACTGATATTGCTAATTCCTTGTCTGTTTCTAAAAGAACTATAGAAAAACATAGAAGTAATATTATTTCTAAACTTGAACTAGATAGAGAAACCAACACTTTAACAAAATGGACTCTCAATAATAAAAGTATTATTTTAGACTTATAA
- a CDS encoding sensor histidine kinase gives MKKYFILSFLILSIKLTYSQKDNDYNTLKEQLTKATTDEQKVLSLVALAEYLVYRDFSEAEGKALKAISIVKSNSKLLKEGGLGSPYNILGIIKRKQGDYANAVNFFLKAKDAFSTVKDSSNIANTMHNLGMVYRSIKNYPKSIESYQKAISILEKLGKNKKGLAASYNMLGVSYRKMKQLDKALTYYQKAQKLFTELNSEEDLYRVKGNLSVLHTIKKEYSKSLQLNLDRLNYYTKVGNKASIISTNYNISGVYKKLKDWKNALKHANTSVKMAKAEGIKPSIPKYYKRISRIYAKQNKFQKALENYKLYKIYSDSLINDKNLKKIQRLELESKFRKEKLNDSLQLVKERKIAETNAEVLFIKNKLKSQWMLFGGLFFLSLFLIYYFIQSRNFAIKKQKLQAEFTRNLIKGQEEERNRIARELHDSVGQKLVLLSKKSQHENSEFNKIVTNTLTEVRSLSRGLYPANIDTIGVTAAIKALINEIDANTNTFFTNDIDNIDNQLNKTTSLHLYRIIQEALNNIIKHSEAKSVSITIQRKNNFINTTIKDNGIGFQFQEKLKQPTSLGMKTLIKRAKIINSILKIESEINSGTTLNLTTPVSYEV, from the coding sequence ATGAAGAAGTATTTTATACTATCTTTTTTAATCTTATCCATAAAACTAACTTATAGTCAAAAAGATAACGATTATAATACACTTAAAGAACAACTAACAAAGGCTACTACAGATGAACAAAAAGTACTTTCATTAGTAGCTTTAGCTGAATATTTAGTGTATAGAGATTTTAGCGAAGCAGAAGGAAAAGCTCTAAAAGCCATCAGTATTGTAAAAAGTAATTCAAAACTTTTAAAAGAAGGAGGTTTAGGCTCTCCCTATAACATACTAGGCATTATTAAAAGGAAACAAGGGGATTATGCCAATGCTGTAAACTTTTTTTTAAAAGCTAAAGATGCTTTTTCTACTGTTAAAGATTCGAGTAACATTGCCAACACCATGCACAACTTAGGCATGGTATACAGATCCATAAAAAATTACCCTAAATCCATTGAAAGCTATCAAAAAGCTATTTCAATATTGGAGAAATTAGGAAAAAATAAAAAAGGATTAGCGGCTAGTTATAATATGTTAGGTGTATCTTACAGAAAAATGAAGCAACTAGATAAAGCTTTAACTTACTACCAAAAAGCTCAAAAACTTTTCACCGAATTAAATAGTGAAGAAGATTTATATAGAGTTAAAGGTAATTTATCAGTTTTACATACTATAAAAAAAGAATACTCTAAAAGTTTACAACTTAATCTAGATAGGCTTAATTATTACACTAAAGTGGGAAATAAAGCCTCTATAATTTCAACCAACTATAATATTTCTGGAGTATATAAAAAGTTAAAAGATTGGAAAAATGCATTAAAGCATGCCAATACAAGTGTAAAAATGGCTAAAGCTGAAGGAATAAAACCATCTATCCCAAAATATTATAAAAGAATATCTAGAATATACGCTAAACAAAATAAATTTCAAAAAGCACTTGAAAACTACAAACTCTATAAAATATATTCTGACTCTTTAATTAATGATAAAAATTTAAAGAAAATTCAAAGATTAGAGTTAGAAAGTAAATTTAGAAAAGAAAAGCTAAATGATAGTTTACAGTTAGTAAAAGAACGTAAAATAGCGGAAACCAATGCAGAAGTACTCTTCATTAAAAATAAATTAAAATCGCAATGGATGCTATTTGGTGGTCTATTTTTTCTATCATTATTTTTAATTTATTACTTCATCCAGTCTAGGAACTTTGCCATAAAAAAACAAAAGCTTCAAGCTGAGTTTACTCGAAATTTGATTAAAGGACAAGAAGAAGAACGTAATAGAATAGCTAGGGAGCTACACGATAGTGTAGGTCAAAAATTAGTACTTTTAAGTAAAAAATCACAACATGAAAACAGTGAATTTAACAAAATAGTTACCAATACATTAACTGAAGTTAGATCGTTATCAAGAGGGCTTTACCCAGCTAATATTGATACTATAGGAGTAACCGCTGCCATTAAAGCGCTAATTAATGAAATAGATGCTAACACAAATACCTTCTTTACAAATGACATTGACAATATTGATAATCAATTAAATAAAACCACCTCTCTTCATTTGTATAGAATAATTCAAGAAGCACTTAATAATATTATAAAACATTCAGAAGCTAAGTCAGTTTCAATAACCATTCAACGAAAAAATAATTTTATTAATACCACAATAAAAGATAATGGAATTGGTTTTCAGTTTCAAGAAAAACTCAAACAACCAACCAGTTTAGGAATGAAAACCTTAATTAAACGTGCTAAAATTATTAACTCTATATTGAAAATAGAAAGCGAAATTAATTCTGGTACTACCTTAAACCTTACAACCCCCGTGTCTTATGAAGTCTAA